From Streptomyces yatensis, one genomic window encodes:
- a CDS encoding acyl-CoA dehydrogenase family protein: protein MDAVAEAPDRAWWLQIAGEAADDLATDAVIRDQAGKTPYDEVARLREAGLLALLIPAEHGGGGADWSTACAVVRKIASADGAIGQVLGCHYLLSFSARFFGGAEPAARLERESAAGQWCWGGGLTTGEPRLTLTTGRDGLVVNGRQGYATGVLVADRLAVRATHADTGEPVAVLVDTADPGVVCGSDDGDTFGQRLAAGGSVEFDAVPVGDDAVLGPLSWDEDTPSPFSGLAAPTGRLVSAQICLGIAQGVLAEAREYTRAVHAPWPHTSPRDPYALTTYGELTVATFSAAALADQALEALDGGLARGEDLTDDECAEITVLAAAAEAAASRAAHDATARALDVVGARSASSAYGFDRFWRNARTHTLYDPVAHRLHEVGDYFLNGEHPPFILPF from the coding sequence ATGGATGCGGTGGCCGAAGCGCCCGACCGCGCGTGGTGGCTGCAGATCGCCGGCGAGGCGGCGGACGACCTCGCCACGGACGCGGTCATCCGCGACCAGGCCGGCAAGACGCCGTACGACGAGGTCGCCCGGTTGCGCGAGGCGGGGCTGCTGGCGCTGCTGATCCCCGCCGAGCACGGGGGCGGGGGAGCGGACTGGTCCACGGCCTGCGCCGTCGTCCGGAAGATCGCTTCGGCCGATGGCGCGATCGGCCAGGTGCTCGGCTGCCACTACCTGCTGTCCTTCAGCGCCCGCTTCTTCGGCGGGGCCGAGCCGGCCGCCCGGCTGGAGCGCGAGTCGGCGGCGGGGCAGTGGTGCTGGGGCGGCGGGCTGACCACCGGCGAGCCACGGCTGACGCTCACCACCGGGAGAGACGGCCTGGTGGTGAACGGACGCCAGGGGTACGCCACCGGCGTCCTGGTCGCCGACCGGCTGGCCGTCCGCGCCACCCACGCCGACACCGGCGAGCCAGTCGCCGTGCTCGTCGACACCGCCGATCCCGGTGTGGTGTGCGGCAGCGACGACGGGGACACCTTCGGGCAGCGGCTGGCGGCCGGCGGAAGCGTGGAGTTCGACGCGGTGCCGGTCGGGGACGACGCGGTGCTCGGCCCGCTCTCCTGGGACGAGGACACCCCGTCGCCCTTCAGCGGTCTGGCCGCGCCGACCGGACGTCTGGTCTCGGCGCAGATCTGTCTCGGGATCGCGCAGGGGGTGCTCGCCGAGGCCCGCGAGTACACCAGGGCCGTGCACGCGCCCTGGCCGCACACCTCCCCGCGCGATCCGTACGCGCTGACCACCTACGGGGAGCTCACCGTCGCCACGTTCTCCGCCGCCGCCCTCGCCGATCAGGCGCTGGAGGCCCTGGACGGCGGGTTGGCGCGGGGCGAGGACCTGACCGACGACGAATGCGCCGAGATCACCGTGCTCGCCGCCGCGGCCGAGGCCGCCGCCTCCCGGGCCGCCCACGACGCCACCGCCCGCGCCCTGGACGTCGTCGGGGCGCGCTCCGCCTCCTCCGCCTACGGCTTCGACCGCTTCTGGCGCAACGCGCGCACCCATACGCTCTACGACCCCGTCGCCCACCGGCTCCACGAGGTCGGGGACTACTTCCTCAACGGCGAGCACCCCCCGTTCATCCTGCCCTTCTGA
- a CDS encoding RrF2 family transcriptional regulator, which translates to MRISAKADYAVRAALELAAAEEDTSVKAEAIAGAQGIPHKFLEGILGDLRRGGLVASQRGGNGGYRLARPADTISIAEVIRVVDGPLVSVRGVRPPELSYCGPAESLLPLWIAVRANVRKILGEVTLAEVAAARLPGDVLGLAEDPEAWTNP; encoded by the coding sequence ATGCGGATCTCGGCGAAGGCGGACTATGCGGTGCGGGCGGCGTTGGAACTGGCCGCGGCGGAAGAGGACACCTCCGTCAAGGCCGAGGCGATCGCCGGTGCGCAGGGCATTCCGCACAAGTTCCTCGAAGGGATCCTGGGCGACCTGCGCCGGGGCGGGCTGGTGGCCAGCCAGCGCGGGGGCAATGGCGGCTACCGGCTGGCCCGCCCGGCGGACACCATCAGCATCGCCGAGGTGATCCGGGTGGTCGACGGGCCTCTGGTGTCGGTGCGCGGAGTGCGCCCGCCCGAGCTGTCGTACTGCGGACCTGCGGAGTCGCTGCTGCCGCTGTGGATCGCGGTGCGGGCCAATGTGCGCAAGATCCTCGGCGAGGTGACCCTCGCGGAGGTGGCCGCGGCCCGGCTGCCCGGCGACGTCCTGGGCCTCGCCGAGGACCCCGAGGCATGGACCAATCCCTAG
- a CDS encoding TetR/AcrR family transcriptional regulator, translated as MVRGDGSGAGGVDPQQLWQSPQQPRKGRKPAFSREAITAAAVTLADAEGIDAVTMRRVASQVGAGVMSLYSYAPDKETLLLLMVDHVNGELSPPAPLTGDWRADLKAIAHAQRALMLRHPWLPAALFNRRWSFGPHTLDFVEYALAALRPTALDGGAKLEVFSLITGFVAGLVADEIAQAALADSPDRAAADARYLAAVAADGHHPELAEALSAPTRPLTPDATFTRLLDRMVDGLDAGS; from the coding sequence GTGGTTCGCGGTGATGGATCCGGCGCCGGAGGCGTCGATCCCCAGCAGCTGTGGCAGAGTCCCCAGCAGCCCCGCAAGGGGCGTAAACCCGCCTTCAGCCGTGAGGCGATCACCGCCGCGGCCGTCACCCTGGCGGACGCCGAGGGCATCGACGCGGTCACCATGCGGCGGGTGGCGTCGCAGGTCGGCGCCGGGGTCATGTCGCTCTACAGCTACGCTCCCGACAAGGAGACGCTGCTGCTGCTGATGGTCGACCACGTCAACGGCGAGCTGTCACCGCCGGCCCCGCTGACCGGCGACTGGCGCGCCGATCTGAAGGCCATCGCCCATGCCCAGCGGGCACTGATGCTGCGCCACCCCTGGCTTCCCGCCGCGCTGTTCAACCGCCGCTGGTCCTTCGGGCCGCACACCCTGGACTTCGTGGAATACGCGCTCGCCGCCCTGCGGCCCACCGCGCTGGACGGCGGTGCGAAGCTGGAGGTGTTCAGCCTGATCACGGGTTTCGTCGCCGGACTCGTCGCCGATGAGATCGCTCAGGCCGCGCTCGCCGACTCACCCGACCGGGCCGCCGCCGATGCCCGGTACCTCGCCGCGGTGGCCGCCGACGGACACCACCCCGAGCTCGCCGAGGCGCTCTCCGCCCCCACCCGCCCGCTCACCCCCGACGCCACGTTCACCCGGCTGCTCGACCGCATGGTCGACGGCCTGGACGCGGGGTCGTAG
- a CDS encoding CocE/NonD family hydrolase, whose amino-acid sequence MTSPTRDAGSGVTDGVAAATWVAPSGKPPPAARMMRATWRGLPARRYEAGWEPDLEVPAADGSTLRADHYFPRAEGDFPTLLVRSPYGRGVPWSPMFGMLFAEQGFHVVLQSCRGTGGSGGAFDLWRNEAADGRAAVAWLRDRPWFNGALGTIGPSYLGYVQWALALDPPPELRAMVVQVGLHDPHALFHRGGALQLENALLVGSGMTFQHRGFGPFVRATLRLKRHLRHITRALPLRGSYVRGLGGELPWLDAAMSHPDADDPFWDGASTGGAADGLNVPTCLIGGWQDALVDQTFEQYGRLRRSGCGTSLLIGPWTHTSALQRGWPEVFAESLAWLRAHLCDDPSGLRPARVRVHIGGQERWRELDDWPPSPDTAPWYPAEGGRLTRRSPEASASLASFRYDPADPTPSIGGPLLSPTAGNRDNGDLEKRPDVLTFTGEPMDEPMDVLGPVRARLRISTDTGYADVFARLCDVDEKGRSVNVCDGLVRLPTGPEQPVQLTVPMSSTAHRFLPGHRVRLQISGGAHPRSARNTGSGEPALDAATLTPVRITVHGASVLDLPVVRAER is encoded by the coding sequence ATGACGTCACCTACACGGGACGCCGGGTCCGGGGTCACCGACGGAGTGGCCGCGGCCACCTGGGTCGCGCCCTCGGGCAAGCCGCCGCCGGCGGCGCGGATGATGCGGGCGACCTGGCGCGGCCTGCCGGCCAGGCGGTACGAGGCCGGATGGGAGCCGGACCTCGAGGTGCCGGCCGCCGACGGCAGCACCCTCCGCGCGGACCACTACTTCCCCCGCGCCGAGGGCGACTTCCCCACCCTGCTGGTGCGCTCGCCCTACGGCAGGGGAGTGCCCTGGTCGCCCATGTTCGGGATGCTCTTCGCCGAGCAGGGCTTCCACGTCGTCCTGCAGAGCTGCCGCGGCACCGGTGGCTCGGGCGGCGCATTCGACCTGTGGCGCAATGAGGCGGCCGATGGCCGGGCCGCCGTGGCGTGGCTGCGGGACCGGCCCTGGTTCAACGGCGCGCTGGGCACCATCGGCCCCAGCTACCTCGGCTATGTGCAGTGGGCGCTCGCCCTGGACCCGCCGCCGGAGCTGCGGGCGATGGTGGTGCAGGTCGGGCTGCACGACCCCCATGCCCTGTTCCACCGCGGCGGCGCGCTCCAGCTGGAGAACGCCCTGCTCGTCGGCTCCGGCATGACCTTCCAGCACCGGGGGTTCGGCCCCTTCGTACGGGCCACGCTGCGCCTCAAGCGCCATCTGCGGCACATCACGCGGGCGCTGCCGCTGCGCGGATCGTATGTGCGTGGCCTCGGAGGTGAACTGCCCTGGCTGGACGCCGCGATGTCCCATCCGGACGCCGACGACCCGTTCTGGGACGGCGCGTCCACCGGTGGCGCCGCCGACGGCCTGAACGTCCCCACCTGTCTGATCGGCGGCTGGCAGGACGCGCTGGTGGACCAGACCTTCGAGCAGTACGGCAGGCTGCGGCGGTCCGGCTGCGGCACCTCCCTGCTCATCGGACCGTGGACGCACACCTCCGCGCTGCAGCGGGGCTGGCCGGAGGTCTTCGCCGAAAGTCTCGCCTGGCTGCGTGCGCATCTGTGCGACGACCCCTCGGGGCTGCGCCCGGCCCGGGTGCGGGTGCACATCGGCGGCCAGGAGCGCTGGCGGGAGCTGGACGACTGGCCGCCGTCCCCGGACACCGCCCCGTGGTACCCCGCGGAGGGCGGGCGGCTCACCCGGCGGTCGCCCGAGGCGTCCGCCTCACTGGCCTCCTTCCGCTACGACCCGGCCGACCCCACCCCCTCCATCGGCGGGCCGCTGCTCTCGCCCACCGCCGGAAACCGTGACAACGGCGATCTCGAGAAGCGCCCGGATGTGCTGACGTTCACCGGCGAGCCGATGGACGAGCCCATGGACGTCCTCGGCCCGGTCAGGGCGCGGCTGCGGATCTCCACCGACACCGGGTACGCCGATGTCTTCGCCCGCCTGTGCGACGTCGACGAAAAGGGCCGTTCGGTCAATGTGTGCGACGGGCTGGTACGACTGCCGACCGGGCCGGAGCAGCCCGTGCAGCTCACCGTGCCGATGAGTTCCACCGCCCACCGCTTCCTGCCCGGCCACCGGGTCCGCCTGCAGATCAGCGGCGGCGCCCACCCCCGTTCCGCCCGCAACACCGGAAGCGGCGAGCCGGCGCTCGACGCGGCCACCCTCACGCCCGTGCGCATCACCGTGCACGGAGCCTCGGTGCTGGACCTCCCGGTGGTCCGCGCCGAGCGGTGA
- a CDS encoding D-2-hydroxyacid dehydrogenase, giving the protein MADRLVVLYRDHLPPNRARIESLAETVYATEEELPLFLPGADALLAWWPLSAAVAAAWPGDPAKAPRWVHVAAAGVDPFLFPALTGNPEVVLTNARGVYDRPIAEYVLGLILSLAKDFPGTWEHQRRREWRPSDSERIGDRTVLIWGTGSIGRATARLLRAVGMRVSGAGRTPRTGDPDFGVVHGPAALREALGEADYVVLAAPLTPATRGMVDAPVLAAMKRGARLVNVGRGPLVDEQALVDALAQGRLAGAALDVFTHEPLPVESPLWEMPGVIVSPHTAGEVTDWRGDLGELFLDNLIRRSEGRPLRNVVDKALGYVVDDPARPR; this is encoded by the coding sequence GTGGCTGACCGGCTGGTCGTTCTGTACCGGGACCATCTGCCGCCCAACCGGGCGCGGATCGAGTCCCTCGCCGAGACGGTGTACGCCACCGAGGAGGAGCTGCCGCTGTTCCTCCCCGGGGCGGACGCCCTGCTCGCGTGGTGGCCGCTGTCCGCCGCGGTGGCCGCCGCCTGGCCCGGCGATCCGGCGAAGGCGCCGCGCTGGGTGCATGTGGCGGCGGCGGGGGTGGACCCGTTTCTCTTCCCCGCGCTGACCGGCAATCCCGAGGTGGTGCTCACCAACGCGCGGGGCGTCTACGACCGGCCCATCGCCGAGTACGTCCTGGGGCTGATCCTCTCCCTGGCCAAGGACTTCCCCGGCACCTGGGAGCATCAGCGCCGCCGGGAGTGGCGGCCCTCGGACAGCGAGCGCATCGGCGACCGTACGGTCCTGATCTGGGGCACCGGCTCCATCGGGCGTGCCACAGCCCGTCTGCTGCGCGCGGTGGGCATGCGGGTCAGCGGCGCCGGCCGCACACCGCGGACCGGCGACCCGGACTTCGGGGTGGTGCACGGCCCGGCGGCCCTGCGCGAGGCGCTGGGCGAGGCGGACTATGTGGTCCTGGCCGCCCCGCTCACCCCCGCCACCCGTGGCATGGTCGACGCACCCGTACTGGCGGCGATGAAGCGGGGTGCGCGGCTGGTCAACGTCGGGCGTGGCCCGCTGGTCGACGAGCAGGCCCTCGTCGACGCCCTGGCCCAGGGCAGGCTGGCGGGGGCGGCGCTGGATGTCTTCACCCACGAGCCACTGCCGGTGGAATCGCCCCTGTGGGAGATGCCGGGCGTCATCGTCTCCCCGCACACCGCGGGCGAGGTGACGGACTGGCGCGGTGACCTGGGCGAGCTGTTCCTCGACAATCTGATCCGGCGGAGCGAGGGCCGTCCGCTGCGCAATGTGGTCGACAAGGCCCTCGGCTATGTGGTGGACGATCCGGCCCGGCCACGGTAG
- a CDS encoding MFS transporter — protein sequence MSLPRTSREPLQNSSPTLDNAPVTAFHRRMVLVAMGGPFCDGYLLGIMGVALSLITPALDLDTLWTGLVAASVLVGVFLGGAVFGPITDRAGRHLMYVLNLAAFVIGSALQFFVTEAWQLLVLRLFIGIAIGADYPIASALTTELVPRRMRGPALSGLVLAWWVGYGVSYWAGWLLLGTGDDAWRWMLASGAVPAVLFLLLRAGVPESPRWLASRGRVEEAREVVRRHLGQEVSAEELLVESRPDRRGGSGLGNLAEMFRRGYGIPALFCSLFWICQVAPAFAVRSFQPQMLESFGVTGTFGASALITTIAVAGTGLGLLVVNRIGRRPLLIGSFLCINISLIALTVLPLHYAALVVALFAAFQFFEAAGSGLQFVYPSELFPTDLRATGVGVATAMSRVGSASSTFLLPMATADFGVRGTLAIGVAITLIGLVVSVLLAPETKNLGLAEASSRA from the coding sequence ATGTCCCTGCCCAGAACCTCCCGAGAGCCCCTCCAGAACTCCTCGCCCACCCTGGACAACGCCCCCGTCACCGCCTTCCACCGCAGGATGGTCCTCGTCGCCATGGGCGGTCCGTTCTGCGACGGCTATCTGCTCGGCATCATGGGGGTGGCGCTCAGCCTGATCACCCCGGCCCTGGACCTGGACACGCTGTGGACCGGGCTCGTGGCGGCGTCCGTCCTCGTGGGCGTCTTCCTCGGTGGCGCGGTGTTCGGCCCGATCACCGACCGGGCGGGCCGCCATCTGATGTATGTGCTCAACCTGGCCGCGTTCGTGATCGGCTCCGCGCTGCAGTTCTTCGTCACCGAGGCGTGGCAGCTGCTGGTGCTGCGGCTGTTCATCGGCATCGCGATCGGCGCCGACTACCCCATCGCCTCGGCCCTCACCACCGAGCTGGTGCCGCGCCGGATGCGTGGCCCCGCCCTGTCCGGGCTGGTCCTGGCCTGGTGGGTCGGCTACGGGGTCAGCTACTGGGCCGGATGGCTGCTGCTGGGCACCGGCGACGACGCATGGCGCTGGATGCTCGCCTCCGGCGCGGTCCCCGCCGTGCTCTTCCTCCTGCTGCGGGCGGGCGTCCCCGAGTCGCCGCGCTGGCTGGCCTCGCGGGGGCGGGTGGAGGAGGCCAGGGAGGTCGTACGCCGCCACCTCGGCCAGGAGGTCAGCGCCGAGGAACTGCTCGTCGAATCGCGTCCGGACCGGCGCGGCGGCTCCGGCCTGGGCAATCTCGCGGAGATGTTCCGCCGCGGCTACGGGATCCCCGCGCTGTTCTGCTCGCTGTTCTGGATCTGCCAGGTGGCGCCGGCCTTCGCGGTGCGGTCCTTCCAGCCGCAGATGCTGGAGTCCTTCGGGGTGACCGGCACCTTCGGCGCCAGCGCGCTGATCACCACGATCGCGGTCGCCGGAACGGGCCTCGGACTGCTGGTGGTCAACCGCATCGGCCGGCGTCCGCTGCTCATCGGCAGCTTCCTGTGCATCAACATCTCCCTGATCGCGCTCACCGTGCTGCCCCTGCACTACGCGGCCCTGGTGGTGGCGCTCTTCGCCGCCTTCCAGTTCTTCGAGGCCGCGGGCAGCGGACTGCAGTTCGTCTATCCCAGCGAGCTGTTCCCCACCGATCTGCGGGCCACCGGCGTCGGGGTCGCCACCGCCATGAGCCGGGTGGGCTCCGCCTCCAGCACCTTCCTGCTCCCGATGGCCACCGCCGACTTCGGAGTGCGCGGCACCCTCGCCATCGGGGTGGCGATCACCCTCATCGGCCTGGTGGTCTCCGTCCTCCTCGCCCCCGAGACCAAGAACCTCGGCCTGGCCGAAGCCAGCAGCCGCGCCTGA
- a CDS encoding HAD-IA family hydrolase: MRKLVSFDCYRTLINFDTRTATHEIVKDRLAELGVDPEQFHHDAYVMRFQGVLDEYLPYREIVRRTLRNVMTLHGLEYRDEDGEALIEAIKKFTPFREVPDALRRLKGEYDIAILSNSEDDLIAYAVEALGVDFDHVLTAEQAGAYKPLPQAFEYLMKATGRGPGDIIHTAQGWEYDIMPTKRYPGMRRIWVNRYGFPGSPAFQPYEEIKDLSELPGLLGV, encoded by the coding sequence ATGCGCAAGCTGGTCTCCTTCGACTGCTACCGCACACTCATCAACTTCGACACCCGCACCGCCACCCACGAGATCGTCAAGGACCGGCTCGCCGAGCTCGGCGTCGACCCCGAGCAGTTCCACCACGACGCGTATGTGATGCGCTTCCAGGGCGTCCTGGACGAATACCTGCCCTACCGGGAGATCGTCCGCCGCACCCTGCGCAACGTCATGACGCTGCACGGCCTGGAGTACCGGGACGAGGACGGCGAGGCGCTGATCGAGGCCATCAAGAAGTTCACCCCCTTCCGCGAGGTCCCCGACGCGCTGCGCCGCCTCAAGGGCGAATACGACATCGCCATCCTCTCCAACAGCGAGGACGACCTGATCGCCTACGCCGTCGAGGCGCTCGGCGTGGACTTCGACCATGTGCTCACCGCCGAGCAGGCCGGTGCCTACAAGCCACTCCCGCAGGCGTTCGAGTACCTCATGAAGGCCACCGGCCGCGGCCCCGGGGACATCATCCACACCGCCCAGGGGTGGGAATACGACATCATGCCGACCAAGCGCTACCCGGGCATGCGGCGGATCTGGGTGAACCGCTACGGCTTCCCCGGCTCGCCCGCCTTCCAGCCGTACGAGGAGATCAAGGACCTGTCCGAGCTGCCCGGACTGCTCGGGGTCTGA
- a CDS encoding NAD(P)/FAD-dependent oxidoreductase, whose translation MTATTAGRPAPVNGRVAHWFAELPTPRPALPGDRDADVCVVGAGLTGLWTAYYLKHADPGLRITVLEAEFAGFGASGRNGGWASGLIPGARDRMARAYGRPAVLDWQRAMNEAVDEVIDVAAREGIDAGIVKGGTLRVARTPAQATRLRHKVEQDHEWGVADSVLLTPAESAGRIRVDGVTAAAFTPHCARLQPAALVRGLADTVERLGVTIHEKSPVTAIEPGRAITAHGTVRAPVVLRATEGFTASLKGLRRAWLPMNSSMIVTEPLPVRIWREIGWEGRETLGDTAHGHMYAQRTADDRIAIGGRGVPYRFGSRTDHQGRVGERTIGELVRTLERMLPQTAGARVDHAWCGVLAVPRDWSATVGLDRATGLGWAGGYVGHGVTSTNLAARTLTDLVLERDTRLTRLPWTGHAPGTWEPEPFRWLGVRGLYVAYRLADRHEAGGRVRTSPIATIADLIARRP comes from the coding sequence ATGACCGCCACCACGGCCGGCCGCCCGGCGCCGGTCAACGGCCGCGTCGCCCACTGGTTCGCCGAACTCCCCACCCCGCGCCCGGCGTTGCCCGGCGACCGCGACGCGGATGTGTGCGTCGTCGGCGCCGGACTGACCGGGCTGTGGACCGCGTACTACCTCAAACACGCCGACCCCGGGCTCCGGATCACCGTCCTGGAGGCCGAGTTCGCCGGATTCGGCGCCTCCGGCCGCAACGGCGGCTGGGCCTCCGGGCTGATCCCCGGCGCCCGCGACCGGATGGCCAGGGCCTACGGCAGGCCCGCGGTCCTGGACTGGCAGCGGGCCATGAACGAGGCGGTGGACGAGGTGATCGACGTTGCCGCCCGCGAGGGCATCGACGCCGGCATCGTCAAGGGCGGCACCCTGCGCGTCGCCCGCACCCCCGCCCAGGCCACCCGGCTGCGCCACAAGGTCGAACAGGACCATGAGTGGGGGGTGGCCGACTCGGTGCTGCTCACCCCCGCCGAATCCGCGGGGCGCATCCGCGTCGACGGGGTCACCGCCGCCGCCTTCACCCCGCACTGCGCCCGGCTGCAGCCCGCCGCCCTGGTCCGCGGCCTCGCCGACACCGTCGAACGGCTCGGGGTCACCATCCATGAGAAGTCCCCGGTCACCGCCATCGAACCGGGCCGTGCGATCACCGCGCACGGCACCGTCCGGGCCCCCGTCGTCCTCCGGGCCACCGAGGGGTTCACCGCGTCCCTCAAGGGGCTGCGGCGGGCCTGGCTGCCCATGAACAGCTCCATGATCGTCACCGAGCCGCTGCCCGTCCGGATCTGGCGGGAGATCGGCTGGGAGGGCCGGGAGACCCTCGGGGACACCGCCCACGGCCATATGTACGCCCAGCGCACCGCGGACGACCGGATCGCGATCGGCGGCCGCGGGGTGCCGTACCGCTTCGGCTCGCGCACCGACCACCAGGGGCGGGTCGGCGAGCGCACGATCGGCGAGCTCGTCCGGACCCTGGAGCGGATGCTGCCGCAGACGGCCGGGGCCCGGGTGGACCACGCCTGGTGCGGGGTGCTGGCCGTGCCCCGCGACTGGTCCGCCACGGTCGGCCTGGACCGGGCCACCGGGCTCGGCTGGGCCGGCGGATACGTCGGCCACGGCGTCACCTCCACCAACCTGGCCGCCCGCACCCTCACCGATCTGGTCCTGGAGCGCGACACCCGGCTCACCCGGCTGCCGTGGACCGGCCACGCCCCGGGCACCTGGGAGCCCGAGCCGTTCCGCTGGCTGGGGGTGCGCGGCCTGTATGTCGCCTACCGCCTCGCCGACCGCCATGAGGCGGGCGGACGTGTCCGTACCTCACCCATCGCCACCATCGCCGACCTCATCGCACGCCGTCCGTGA
- a CDS encoding PucR family transcriptional regulator has protein sequence MPLLTVADVLRLPVIVGGLPRVMAGEGQLARAVRWVHVTELLDPASFLEGGELVLTTGMPQPNDPSRLRGYVDQLADIGAAGLVVELGRRYQQVPPDLVAACRARDLPLIVLSRGIRFIEVTQTVHALILDAQGELLRRSQQVHEIFTALTLRNAEPKELVRAAAELMGRPVVLENLLHHAVVSCTAGGTAGKVLEAWPRRSRATPTPDTAGASGPEDWLVAPVEHNGRRWGRLVAVPDASAPTADPEHTMILRRAATALTLARLTGHTQWDRQAHTCALLELLRWSYRGRTEARIRIEALGIPVVGHRLIALAIGHHGATADETGLDDRLADTLRDSGIRALVGRLSPDRTGVLLALARASAWQPVVERVSRLTEETLGEPGVVAVGPGVTEIDQVARAFREAEEVVDAIGPGTPHRPFHVPSDVGLPELLYALRDDIRVQKYVEHQLGRLIEYDERHAGDLLSTLRHYLAAGNKSIAAKQIGLSRQAFYQRLHTIERLLGRDLESGVQRTQLHVAVTALDTLTAAGAGGWDA, from the coding sequence ATGCCGTTGCTCACGGTTGCCGACGTCCTGCGTCTTCCCGTCATCGTCGGGGGACTTCCCCGTGTCATGGCCGGCGAGGGGCAGCTGGCCCGTGCGGTCCGCTGGGTGCATGTCACCGAGCTGCTCGACCCCGCCTCGTTCCTCGAGGGCGGAGAGCTCGTACTGACCACCGGCATGCCCCAGCCCAACGACCCCAGCCGGCTGCGCGGCTATGTGGACCAGCTGGCCGACATCGGCGCCGCGGGGCTCGTGGTGGAGCTCGGCCGCCGCTACCAGCAGGTGCCACCGGACCTGGTGGCCGCCTGCCGCGCCCGGGACCTGCCGCTGATCGTCCTGTCCCGCGGCATCCGCTTCATCGAGGTGACCCAGACCGTCCACGCGCTGATCCTGGACGCGCAGGGCGAGCTGCTGCGCCGCTCCCAGCAGGTCCACGAGATCTTCACCGCGCTGACGCTGCGCAACGCGGAGCCGAAGGAGCTGGTCCGCGCCGCCGCCGAGCTGATGGGCCGCCCGGTGGTCCTGGAGAACCTGCTGCACCACGCGGTCGTCTCCTGTACGGCCGGTGGCACGGCCGGCAAAGTCCTGGAGGCGTGGCCGCGCCGCTCCCGTGCCACGCCGACCCCCGACACCGCGGGGGCCAGCGGACCCGAGGACTGGCTGGTGGCCCCCGTCGAACACAACGGCAGGCGCTGGGGGCGGCTGGTGGCAGTGCCGGACGCGTCCGCCCCCACGGCCGACCCGGAACACACCATGATCCTCAGGCGCGCCGCCACCGCCCTCACCCTGGCCCGGCTGACCGGCCACACCCAGTGGGACCGCCAGGCCCACACGTGCGCGCTGCTGGAACTGCTGCGCTGGAGCTACCGCGGCCGCACCGAGGCGCGTATCCGCATCGAGGCCCTGGGCATACCCGTCGTCGGCCACCGCCTCATCGCCCTCGCCATCGGCCACCACGGCGCCACCGCCGACGAGACGGGCCTGGACGACCGGCTCGCCGACACGCTGCGGGACTCCGGCATCCGGGCCCTGGTGGGGCGGCTCTCCCCGGACCGTACCGGGGTGCTGCTCGCCCTGGCCCGGGCCAGCGCATGGCAGCCGGTGGTGGAGCGGGTCAGCCGGCTCACCGAGGAGACACTCGGCGAGCCGGGGGTGGTGGCGGTCGGTCCGGGAGTGACGGAGATAGACCAGGTGGCACGGGCGTTCCGGGAGGCCGAGGAGGTCGTCGACGCCATCGGCCCCGGCACCCCGCACCGGCCGTTCCATGTGCCCTCCGACGTCGGACTGCCCGAGCTGCTGTACGCGCTCCGCGACGACATCCGTGTGCAGAAGTACGTCGAGCACCAGCTGGGCAGGCTGATCGAGTACGACGAGCGGCATGCGGGCGATCTGCTGAGCACGCTGCGCCACTACCTCGCCGCGGGCAACAAGTCCATCGCCGCCAAACAGATCGGCCTCTCCCGCCAGGCGTTCTACCAGCGGCTGCACACCATCGAACGGCTCCTCGGCCGCGATCTGGAGTCCGGTGTGCAGCGCACCCAGCTCCACGTCGCCGTCACCGCCCTGGACACGCTGACGGCGGCCGGCGCGGGAGGATGGGACGCATGA